A window from Enterocloster bolteae encodes these proteins:
- a CDS encoding 2-dehydro-3-deoxygalactonokinase: MEHYLITIDSGTTNTRVALWNQKKACVDIYKSEIGVRVTAVEGNNKRLAGAIREGIQTLLNRNNLTIHQIASVYASGMITSNVGLTEVPHIEAPAGLEDFAAAVRAVLIPEVFELPIHFIPGLKNSNAVDMDTLESMDIMRGEETEALALLSLITVKGAVLLALPGSHNKFVTTDRSGRLTGCLTTLSGELLSAITNHTIIADAVNHSFASAHYNWEMVLKGFKTARDTSLTRAVFTTRILNQCLSASPKDCAGYLLGAVLSSDISAVKKSSALMLSPDMQVVVAGKEPLRSALTRLFEEDGSFSDVSGYDSGELLLSGYGALLIAVYNGDF, from the coding sequence ATGGAACACTATCTGATTACCATTGACAGCGGAACAACGAACACCCGAGTTGCTCTGTGGAACCAAAAGAAGGCATGCGTGGATATTTATAAGAGCGAAATTGGAGTCAGAGTCACAGCTGTAGAGGGTAACAATAAAAGGCTGGCCGGAGCCATACGTGAAGGCATCCAGACATTATTAAATAGAAATAATCTGACAATCCATCAGATTGCATCTGTTTATGCATCCGGTATGATTACTTCCAATGTAGGACTTACAGAGGTTCCGCATATAGAGGCTCCTGCAGGATTAGAGGATTTTGCGGCAGCGGTGAGAGCTGTGCTCATTCCGGAGGTGTTTGAACTCCCCATTCATTTCATCCCGGGCCTGAAAAATTCCAATGCTGTGGATATGGATACCCTGGAATCCATGGATATTATGAGAGGGGAGGAGACAGAGGCACTGGCTTTGCTATCTCTTATCACGGTAAAAGGGGCTGTCCTTCTCGCGCTGCCCGGTTCGCACAATAAGTTCGTGACTACGGATCGGTCTGGGAGACTGACGGGGTGTCTGACCACCTTGTCCGGCGAGCTGCTGTCAGCCATCACCAATCATACCATTATAGCGGATGCGGTTAACCATTCCTTTGCTTCTGCTCATTATAACTGGGAAATGGTGCTGAAGGGCTTTAAGACAGCCCGGGATACCAGTCTGACCAGGGCGGTATTTACAACCCGTATTCTGAACCAATGTCTGTCCGCATCTCCAAAAGATTGCGCCGGTTACCTGCTGGGAGCAGTGCTTTCTTCTGATATAAGTGCTGTTAAAAAGAGCAGCGCGCTCATGCTGAGCCCGGACATGCAGGTGGTAGTGGCCGGGAAGGAACCTCTTAGGAGCGCCTTGACCAGGCTGTTTGAGGAAGATGGTTCATTCTCTGATGTGTCAGGGTATGATTCGGGAGAATTGCTGCTCTCCGGATACGGGGCGCTGCTTATAGCTGTTTATAATGGAGATTTTTAG
- a CDS encoding bifunctional 4-hydroxy-2-oxoglutarate aldolase/2-dehydro-3-deoxy-phosphogluconate aldolase has translation MDERNRQQMILQMIRKEKIVAIVRGIPSGLILDTGRALADGGICMMEVTFDHSGPEGIRETLHSIALLKEHLSERMHIGAGTVLTAEEAEEAYRRGAEYIISPNVDRSVIEKTKELGLISMPGAFTPSEIVDAYNYGGDIIKLFPAGLLGVSYIKAVRGPLSHIPMAAVGGVTPENICQFTAAGVACFGIGSNLVNQSLTVSHDFENLTERALAFRNALGE, from the coding sequence ATGGATGAGAGAAATAGGCAGCAGATGATTCTGCAGATGATTAGGAAGGAAAAAATAGTTGCAATTGTAAGAGGTATCCCATCCGGGCTGATCCTGGATACGGGACGGGCTCTGGCAGACGGCGGAATTTGCATGATGGAAGTCACCTTTGATCACAGCGGACCTGAGGGAATAAGGGAGACGCTCCATTCAATCGCATTGCTGAAGGAACACCTGTCCGAACGTATGCATATTGGCGCTGGTACGGTTCTCACAGCAGAGGAAGCAGAAGAGGCTTATAGAAGAGGTGCAGAGTATATCATATCTCCTAATGTTGACAGAAGTGTGATTGAGAAGACAAAGGAACTGGGACTTATATCCATGCCTGGTGCATTTACGCCTTCTGAGATTGTGGATGCGTATAATTATGGGGGCGATATCATCAAATTGTTTCCAGCAGGACTTTTAGGAGTATCCTACATAAAGGCGGTCCGTGGTCCACTATCCCACATTCCGATGGCAGCAGTGGGAGGCGTGACCCCGGAAAATATATGCCAGTTTACTGCCGCCGGTGTTGCCTGCTTTGGGATAGGGAGCAATCTTGTAAACCAATCACTGACAGTCAGCCATGATTTTGAAAATCTGACTGAAAGGGCACTGGCTTTCCGGAACGCTTTGGGAGAATAG
- a CDS encoding GGDEF domain-containing protein, whose amino-acid sequence MGRIIRKLGGVFVPIIFCTALIFTAHMSLDLTDDLQGNARVINYIGIVRGATQRLIKKELNHVPDDELIYFLDNILSGLSSGSDELNLIKLDSEEFQTMLIEMQNDWEDIKAQIYNYRKDPSNQMLYELSEDYFRLANDTVFTAEEYTEHTVQNARKSLVITNIIFGLMAFGCSVFTICQEKRRKKLIEAEKENIKKSEQLSRRAQELMAPMNEISELMYVSDINTYELLFVNEAGKRMFQIDDSQPNIKCYKVLQGFEEPCPFCTNKLLKADETYSWEYTNPIIKKHYLLKDRLIEWDGRTVRMEIAFDITEANNEKNELKRRLKRDDIRLACVRELYNNRNIQSAITKVLQYIGTLFSAERSYVFRFHDQYYSNIAEWCKEGVLPQIDNLQNIPIGDYQVWLDELDKHKKLVINDIEEIKDTFPKGYELLVQQGIRNIIWVPMMKNGKVNGSIGLDNQDLGLAEVAVPFLQTIQYFLSLTMQRNENETMLFEMSQIDRLTSFYNRNRFIQDVSELKECKESVGVVYLDINGLKEINDSFGHDTGDKMIKECADIVKNSVDSKYLYRIGGDEFVIIYVDITEESFCDNVQLLKNAFEKSKCQAAIGCRWNEECTHIQDIIKEADELMYDDKKRFYQGHHATGRYRHNNDILRSLAEPDVLNEKIENHNFKVYLQPKINVEDCRMVGAEALIRYRDENGAIIAPDKFIPVLEDTYLISKIDYYVFEEVCKTLSIWARQGKSAVTISSNFSKLTFRDDRFIKRLEEISDKYHVQRNYLEIEITESANFTNLDTLVTRINQIRDSGFRVAMDDFGVESSNLALLSLVKFDILKIDKGFVKDIISNKRAQIIIGMMTRMCSEMGIQLVAEGIEDGQQLEVLREYGVKTVQGYLFSRPISISEYEEKYMQGP is encoded by the coding sequence ATGGGGAGAATAATCAGGAAATTAGGCGGGGTTTTTGTTCCAATCATTTTTTGCACAGCTCTTATATTTACAGCGCATATGTCACTTGATTTAACGGATGATTTACAGGGGAATGCCAGGGTCATAAATTATATTGGTATCGTTCGGGGAGCAACACAGAGACTGATTAAAAAGGAATTGAATCATGTACCGGATGACGAGTTGATTTATTTTCTGGATAACATATTGTCAGGACTTTCAAGCGGGAGTGATGAATTAAATCTGATAAAACTGGATAGCGAAGAATTCCAAACCATGTTAATAGAAATGCAAAATGACTGGGAAGATATTAAAGCGCAGATATACAATTATCGGAAAGATCCTTCCAATCAGATGCTTTATGAATTGAGTGAAGATTATTTTAGATTAGCCAATGATACAGTGTTTACGGCTGAAGAATATACGGAACATACGGTACAGAATGCAAGAAAGTCACTGGTGATCACCAATATTATATTTGGATTAATGGCTTTTGGCTGTTCTGTTTTTACCATTTGCCAGGAAAAGCGCCGGAAAAAATTAATTGAGGCTGAAAAGGAAAATATAAAAAAGAGCGAGCAGTTGTCAAGAAGAGCCCAGGAGTTAATGGCGCCTATGAATGAGATATCAGAATTAATGTATGTCTCAGACATAAATACGTATGAACTGCTGTTTGTCAATGAAGCGGGAAAGAGAATGTTTCAGATTGACGACAGCCAGCCGAATATAAAATGCTATAAAGTTTTACAGGGATTTGAAGAACCCTGTCCTTTTTGTACCAATAAGCTGCTTAAAGCGGATGAAACATATTCCTGGGAGTATACAAACCCTATAATAAAAAAACATTATCTTTTGAAAGACCGCCTGATTGAATGGGATGGACGCACAGTCCGGATGGAAATTGCTTTTGATATTACAGAAGCTAATAATGAAAAAAATGAATTAAAAAGAAGACTGAAAAGAGATGATATACGCCTTGCATGTGTAAGGGAACTTTATAATAATCGCAACATACAAAGCGCAATCACAAAGGTTCTGCAATATATAGGAACACTGTTTTCGGCAGAACGTTCCTATGTTTTCCGGTTTCATGACCAGTATTATTCTAACATCGCAGAATGGTGTAAAGAAGGTGTTTTGCCACAAATAGACAATTTACAGAATATCCCAATCGGTGATTATCAAGTATGGCTGGATGAGTTGGACAAGCACAAAAAGCTGGTTATTAATGATATTGAAGAAATAAAGGATACATTCCCGAAGGGCTATGAACTGCTTGTCCAACAGGGAATACGAAATATTATATGGGTACCCATGATGAAGAATGGAAAAGTAAATGGGTCAATAGGCCTGGATAATCAGGATTTGGGCCTGGCTGAAGTAGCGGTTCCATTTTTGCAGACTATCCAGTATTTTCTTTCTCTGACCATGCAGCGAAATGAAAATGAAACAATGTTATTTGAGATGAGCCAAATAGACCGGTTAACTTCTTTTTACAATAGAAACCGTTTTATACAGGATGTATCTGAATTAAAAGAGTGCAAAGAATCTGTAGGAGTGGTCTATTTAGATATTAATGGGCTTAAAGAGATTAATGATTCCTTTGGCCATGACACGGGGGATAAGATGATTAAGGAATGCGCTGATATTGTGAAAAACAGCGTTGATTCAAAGTACCTTTACCGTATTGGCGGCGATGAGTTTGTAATAATTTATGTGGATATTACCGAGGAATCCTTTTGCGATAATGTTCAGCTGTTAAAAAATGCTTTTGAGAAGAGCAAATGTCAGGCAGCCATAGGATGCAGATGGAATGAAGAATGCACTCATATTCAGGATATTATCAAAGAAGCGGATGAATTAATGTATGATGATAAAAAGCGGTTCTATCAGGGACACCATGCAACGGGCCGCTACAGGCATAATAATGACATACTGCGCTCCTTGGCTGAGCCTGATGTGCTAAACGAAAAAATAGAGAATCATAATTTCAAAGTGTATTTGCAGCCTAAAATAAATGTGGAAGATTGCAGGATGGTGGGTGCAGAAGCATTGATACGTTACCGGGATGAAAATGGAGCTATCATAGCACCAGATAAATTCATTCCAGTTTTAGAAGACACATACCTGATCAGTAAGATTGACTACTATGTATTTGAGGAGGTATGCAAAACCCTGAGTATCTGGGCCAGGCAGGGGAAGTCTGCCGTTACAATCTCCAGTAATTTTTCAAAGCTCACTTTTAGGGACGATCGTTTTATAAAAAGATTGGAAGAGATCAGCGACAAATATCATGTTCAAAGAAATTATTTGGAAATAGAGATTACTGAGAGCGCCAATTTTACAAATTTGGACACATTGGTAACAAGAATCAATCAAATAAGAGATTCTGGATTCAGAGTTGCAATGGATGACTTTGGGGTGGAAAGTTCAAATTTAGCGCTGCTGTCATTAGTGAAATTCGATATATTAAAAATAGATAAAGGGTTTGTAAAAGATATTATTTCAAATAAAAGAGCACAGATAATAATTGGGATGATGACAAGAATGTGCAGTGAAATGGGAATTCAGTTAGTTGCTGAAGGGATAGAGGACGGGCAGCAATTAGAGGTTCTAAGAGAATATGGTGTCAAAACTGTGCAGGGCTATTTGTTTAGCAGGCCTATATCAATTTCAGAGTATGAAGAAAAGTATATGCAGGGGCCCTGA
- a CDS encoding response regulator: protein MAGRQKNDTTIQFLIYSFIGLLIFSIVIFSILGIYMSQKSRKAVYKVGEIYMSGMNEQMSRHFETVIKLRFDQVSGIVSVVSTDNNDKEALYEELIYRAQVRDFDYLALCSAEGNFETLYGHPIQPLNPEPFVEALLQSEQRVAVGVDSDENEVVLFGVDAAYPMQNGDKSTGLIAAVPLEYITDFLSLEDKGQLMYYHIIRPDGSFVIQNPNTELWPFFEELQKHLALEENDSSEENSIDEFGIALKDHKKYAATFEVNGEERQIYGIPLPYSEWYLVAVMPYGILDDTINSLSSQRMVMTLLSCASVLFILTLIFLRYYSMTRSQLHELEKARQTALESSKAKSEFLANMSHDIRTPMNAIVGMTAIATAHMDDREQVQSCLRKITLSSKHLLGLINDVLDMSKIESGKLTLTTEQISLQEVTEGIVNIMQPQVKAKKQTFDIHVDNILTENVWCDGVRLNQVLLNLLSNATKYTPEGGAIRLSLSEEKSPKGENYVRIHINVKDNGIGMSQDFLKKIYESYSRADSARVHKTEGAGLGMAITKYIVDAMEGGIEVQSEIGKGTEFRITFDFEKAAAMEVDMVLPSWNMLVVDDDELLCRTAINALKSIGIKAEWTLSGEKAIDLVIQHHSRRDDYQIILLDWKLPGMNGIQVARELRRNLGDEVPILLISAYDWSEFEAEAREAGISGFISKPLFKSTLFYALRQYMGVDTPNSRTLNQGMELSGRRILLAEDNELNWEIANELLSDLGVVLDWAEDGQICLDKFQKSPEGYYDAILMDIRMPHMTGYEATKAIRGLDHPDALSVPIIAMSADAFSDDIQHCLECGMNAHIAKPIDVMELTRMLKRYLI, encoded by the coding sequence ATGGCAGGCAGACAAAAAAATGATACTACGATACAATTTCTGATATACAGCTTCATTGGGCTCCTTATCTTTAGTATTGTTATTTTCAGCATTCTGGGAATTTATATGAGTCAAAAGAGCAGAAAGGCCGTTTACAAAGTTGGAGAGATCTATATGTCCGGAATGAATGAACAAATGTCCCGACACTTTGAAACAGTAATTAAATTGCGTTTTGATCAGGTCAGCGGCATTGTTTCTGTGGTTTCAACAGATAACAACGACAAAGAGGCACTATATGAGGAACTCATTTACAGGGCACAGGTCAGGGATTTTGACTATTTAGCGCTTTGTTCTGCTGAGGGAAATTTCGAAACTCTTTACGGACACCCAATACAGCCGCTCAACCCAGAACCTTTTGTAGAAGCATTATTACAGAGTGAACAGCGAGTTGCCGTAGGTGTTGATTCAGATGAAAATGAAGTGGTATTATTTGGTGTTGATGCTGCTTATCCTATGCAGAATGGCGATAAGAGCACTGGCCTGATAGCAGCGGTGCCGCTGGAATACATCACTGATTTTCTTTCCCTGGAGGATAAAGGGCAGCTGATGTATTACCATATTATCAGGCCGGACGGCAGTTTTGTAATACAAAATCCCAACACCGAACTGTGGCCTTTTTTTGAAGAGCTGCAAAAGCATCTTGCTCTTGAAGAAAACGATTCATCTGAAGAAAATTCTATTGATGAATTTGGTATTGCTCTGAAAGATCATAAAAAGTATGCTGCCACATTTGAAGTGAATGGGGAAGAACGGCAAATTTATGGCATACCATTGCCTTATTCTGAATGGTATTTGGTAGCGGTAATGCCTTATGGTATATTGGACGATACCATAAACAGTCTGAGCAGTCAGCGTATGGTCATGACGTTGCTGTCCTGCGCTTCTGTTCTATTTATTTTGACATTGATTTTTCTTCGGTATTACTCCATGACCCGTTCTCAGCTGCATGAACTGGAAAAGGCCCGTCAGACAGCACTTGAGTCCAGCAAGGCCAAAAGTGAATTTTTAGCCAATATGAGCCATGATATCCGTACCCCCATGAATGCAATAGTAGGCATGACCGCCATTGCAACAGCCCACATGGATGACCGGGAACAGGTACAGAGTTGTCTGAGAAAAATCACATTGTCCAGCAAACATCTATTAGGGCTGATTAATGATGTTTTAGATATGTCTAAAATTGAAAGTGGTAAATTGACGTTAACAACCGAGCAGATTTCTTTGCAAGAAGTTACTGAAGGCATTGTTAACATTATGCAGCCACAAGTGAAGGCAAAAAAACAAACCTTTGATATTCATGTTGATAATATATTAACAGAAAATGTATGGTGCGACGGTGTACGCCTGAATCAGGTATTATTGAACCTCTTGTCGAATGCAACCAAGTATACACCGGAGGGAGGAGCCATACGATTATCCCTTTCTGAAGAAAAATCTCCAAAAGGAGAAAACTATGTCCGAATTCATATCAATGTCAAGGATAATGGAATCGGCATGTCACAGGATTTTCTGAAAAAAATATATGAATCCTATAGCCGGGCAGATAGTGCCAGGGTACATAAAACAGAGGGTGCAGGTTTGGGAATGGCGATTACAAAGTACATTGTAGACGCGATGGAAGGAGGCATTGAGGTTCAAAGTGAAATTGGCAAAGGTACTGAATTCCGTATTACATTTGATTTTGAAAAAGCTGCCGCAATGGAGGTGGATATGGTGCTCCCTTCCTGGAATATGCTGGTGGTTGACGATGACGAGCTATTGTGCAGAACAGCTATAAATGCGCTGAAATCCATTGGTATAAAAGCTGAATGGACATTAAGCGGGGAAAAGGCCATAGATTTGGTAATCCAACACCACAGCAGAAGGGACGATTATCAAATAATCCTGTTAGATTGGAAACTACCTGGCATGAATGGGATTCAGGTTGCCAGAGAACTACGGCGCAATTTAGGAGATGAAGTACCTATACTGCTTATTTCTGCATACGACTGGAGCGAATTTGAAGCGGAAGCACGGGAGGCGGGTATCAGCGGCTTCATTTCCAAGCCTCTGTTTAAATCCACATTGTTCTATGCACTGCGCCAATATATGGGAGTTGATACACCAAATAGCCGGACATTGAACCAGGGTATGGAGCTGTCCGGGCGCCGCATCCTTCTCGCCGAGGATAATGAACTTAACTGGGAGATTGCAAATGAGCTGTTATCTGATTTGGGAGTGGTATTGGATTGGGCCGAGGATGGCCAGATTTGTCTGGATAAATTCCAAAAGTCACCCGAGGGATATTACGATGCTATTCTCATGGATATAAGGATGCCGCATATGACAGGATATGAGGCCACGAAAGCAATCAGGGGACTGGATCATCCGGATGCCTTATCTGTTCCAATTATTGCTATGAGTGCGGATGCTTTTTCGGATGATATACAGCATTGCCTGGAATGCGGTATGAACGCTCATATTGCAAAGCCTATTGACGTTATGGAATTGACCCGCATGTTAAAAAGATATTTAATATAG
- a CDS encoding GntR family transcriptional regulator: protein MKPQETKFTFVYNEIKQRILEGQILPGNSLLSSRMYCEQFHVSRYTINHVFEALREEGLIEIQPRLAPIVVSGKDTPDSLNTVFEILKQKQTILQVYQTFTLILPSLFVFALQGCDVEIMPHYKQAMKVLRLGRLTGGWRIPSNLGYDILRIGGNPLFGELYSAFGLYNKFSFFIEECPCFRKHFLQKPAPANSVIIDILKGKDPSAKHRQLLNMYQALTDSIESTLKNLRDTTPECPVQTGVPFAWNPMRGQDYYYSKIVDDLNLKIGLGEYSIGMYLPYEKQLAGQYNVSLSTVRKALSELEQRGFVKTLNGKGTIVIEPDDTKIHRLALNSGYVEKALRYLHALQLMALLIRPAALEAALRFTRDELDELADRFTSPGSAYLADMLEAILKHTTLEPLYVILSETNHLLEWGHHFAYYPSKRRTLSHLNKQVIAAFRQLNQGNADSFADGIADCYCYILVCMKKHMTEKYKFSNASNIRIPEKY, encoded by the coding sequence ATGAAACCACAGGAAACAAAATTTACATTTGTATATAACGAAATTAAACAGCGCATTTTGGAGGGCCAGATACTTCCTGGAAATTCTTTATTATCTTCAAGGATGTATTGCGAGCAGTTTCATGTAAGCAGATACACGATTAACCATGTTTTTGAAGCATTGCGGGAAGAAGGGCTGATTGAGATTCAGCCCCGCCTTGCTCCAATCGTTGTTTCAGGAAAAGATACGCCTGATTCATTGAATACTGTTTTTGAAATTTTGAAGCAAAAGCAGACTATATTGCAGGTATATCAGACCTTTACGCTAATACTGCCATCCCTTTTTGTTTTTGCCCTGCAGGGCTGCGATGTGGAGATTATGCCGCACTATAAACAGGCTATGAAGGTACTGCGTTTGGGGCGCCTTACCGGCGGATGGCGTATTCCTTCTAATTTGGGATATGATATATTAAGGATAGGAGGAAATCCCTTATTCGGCGAACTTTATTCTGCATTTGGCCTTTACAATAAGTTCTCATTTTTCATAGAGGAATGCCCCTGTTTCAGGAAACACTTTTTACAGAAGCCTGCACCTGCGAACAGCGTTATTATAGACATATTAAAGGGCAAAGATCCGTCTGCAAAGCACCGCCAGTTATTAAATATGTATCAGGCTCTTACAGACTCCATTGAAAGCACACTAAAAAATTTAAGGGACACGACGCCTGAATGTCCTGTGCAAACGGGGGTGCCCTTTGCGTGGAATCCCATGCGCGGCCAGGATTATTATTACTCGAAGATTGTTGACGACCTGAATCTGAAAATCGGCCTTGGAGAATATTCGATTGGCATGTATCTTCCATATGAAAAGCAGCTGGCCGGACAGTATAATGTCTCTTTATCCACTGTCAGAAAGGCATTGTCAGAACTGGAACAGAGAGGGTTCGTAAAAACATTAAATGGCAAAGGCACTATTGTTATAGAACCGGATGATACTAAAATTCACCGGCTGGCTCTTAATTCCGGATATGTAGAAAAGGCATTGCGCTACCTTCATGCCCTGCAGCTCATGGCCCTGCTGATTCGCCCGGCGGCTTTGGAGGCAGCTTTGCGGTTCACCAGAGATGAGCTGGACGAGTTGGCGGACAGATTTACATCTCCCGGTTCCGCTTATCTGGCAGATATGTTGGAAGCCATACTAAAACATACCACACTGGAACCTTTATATGTTATATTATCTGAAACCAATCATCTTCTTGAATGGGGGCATCATTTTGCTTATTATCCGTCCAAGAGGCGTACACTTTCGCATCTCAATAAACAAGTTATCGCTGCGTTCCGGCAATTAAACCAGGGTAACGCGGATTCCTTTGCAGATGGTATAGCGGATTGCTACTGTTATATCTTGGTTTGTATGAAGAAGCATATGACAGAAAAATATAAGTTTTCTAACGCGTCTAATATTCGGATTCCTGAAAAATACTAA
- the rpe gene encoding ribulose-phosphate 3-epimerase, with translation MAQILPSIFGADILRLKDEIEFLERENTAILHVDMMDGNFVSNIAFGPNQIGAMKKASKMMFDVHMMIDHPKDHLDDVIATGAEMISVHYESTPHIHNMIQRIKKAGRKAGVVLNPGTPESVLEYLLDDIDYVLIMTINPGTPGQTFIEKSLEKIANLKKMIGSRPIQIEVDGGVNDVIAKQVAGAGAELIVVGGYLFGGNPDERYSILREAVK, from the coding sequence ATGGCTCAAATACTACCGTCAATTTTTGGAGCAGATATTCTGCGGTTAAAGGATGAGATTGAATTTCTGGAACGTGAAAACACGGCTATCCTGCATGTGGATATGATGGACGGCAACTTCGTCTCTAACATTGCCTTCGGGCCAAACCAGATAGGGGCTATGAAAAAGGCATCTAAAATGATGTTTGATGTGCACATGATGATTGACCATCCAAAGGACCATCTGGATGATGTGATTGCCACGGGAGCCGAGATGATATCGGTCCACTATGAGTCCACGCCTCACATCCATAACATGATCCAGCGCATCAAAAAAGCAGGAAGAAAGGCCGGAGTCGTACTCAACCCGGGCACACCGGAGTCAGTGCTTGAATACTTGCTGGATGATATTGACTATGTTCTTATCATGACCATCAATCCGGGGACACCTGGCCAGACATTCATAGAAAAGAGCCTTGAAAAGATTGCCAATCTGAAAAAAATGATTGGCAGCCGTCCCATCCAGATTGAGGTGGACGGAGGCGTCAATGATGTTATAGCAAAGCAGGTGGCCGGTGCAGGAGCCGAGCTGATTGTAGTCGGCGGATATCTCTTTGGAGGCAATCCCGACGAGCGCTACAGCATACTGCGGGAAGCAGTGAAATAG
- a CDS encoding SDR family NAD(P)-dependent oxidoreductase: MKKFEGKVVLVTGAGHGIGKQIAVQFAEQGANTVIVDYNVEFGTETAEEITRDYVKSLFVQADVSKPEDMDHVREKVFEEFGRIDTLVLNAGVAFKKKVNEFTFEEWNRTISINLNGLFNTVKAFYNDFLTNHGSIVYISSGSALSGTGGAVAYPASKAGGEGLMRGLAKELGPKGVNVNIIAPRLIDTGDMMRVNYPTQAELDAVLEKIPVRRYGTVRDVANLAVFLADKDNSYIQGQTILLDGGRTIA, encoded by the coding sequence ATGAAAAAATTTGAGGGAAAAGTGGTATTGGTGACAGGAGCAGGACATGGAATCGGAAAGCAGATCGCAGTACAGTTTGCAGAGCAGGGAGCTAATACCGTAATTGTTGATTATAATGTGGAATTCGGTACAGAGACAGCAGAAGAAATCACACGTGATTATGTGAAGTCTCTGTTTGTCCAGGCGGATGTGTCAAAGCCGGAAGATATGGACCATGTGCGGGAGAAAGTATTTGAGGAGTTCGGACGGATTGACACCCTTGTCCTCAACGCCGGGGTGGCCTTCAAAAAGAAGGTAAATGAATTTACATTTGAGGAGTGGAACAGGACCATCAGCATAAACTTAAACGGTCTGTTCAATACCGTAAAGGCGTTTTACAATGATTTCCTCACAAACCACGGTTCCATCGTATACATCAGTTCCGGTTCAGCCTTAAGCGGTACAGGCGGAGCCGTGGCCTATCCGGCCTCCAAGGCAGGCGGCGAAGGGCTGATGCGCGGACTGGCAAAGGAGCTTGGACCAAAAGGCGTAAATGTCAATATCATCGCGCCGCGCCTGATTGACACAGGGGATATGATGCGTGTAAATTATCCCACCCAGGCAGAGCTGGACGCTGTTCTGGAAAAGATTCCTGTGCGCCGCTACGGTACGGTCCGGGATGTTGCAAACCTGGCGGTGTTCCTGGCTGACAAGGACAATTCATACATCCAGGGGCAGACGATCCTTCTTGACGGCGGCCGTACCATAGCCTGA